The following is a genomic window from Citrifermentans bemidjiense Bem.
GCCGGGGCTGAAGAAGAAGCCCTCGACCTCGGAGCTCCTCGACTGGCTGAAGATACTGGTCGCGGAAGGTGTTTCGCCGCAGTCGCTGCAGAAAGCGGGAAAGGAAAGGGAGATCCCGCCCTTGCACGGGGCGCTTCTCAAAAACGAGCAGGACCTGCAGCTCTTCCAGGGGCAGCCCCGGCGCTCGGGTCTCGGCTTCAGGACCTGAGGCGATGCTGATCGACTTCTTCCTGGGGCTCAAGCGCGCCGGCGTGCCGGTGACGCTGAACGAGTTCCTGACCCTCCTGGAGGCGCTCAAAAAGCGGCTCGCCTTCGGCAGCGCGGAGGAGTTCTACTATCTGGCGCGCCTGATCCTGGTGAAGAGCGAGGCCCACTACGACAAGTTCGACCGGGTCTTCATGGAGTTCTTCGCGGGGGCGACGCTCGGCGGTGACGAACTATTCGCGGAGATCCCCGAGGAGTGGCTCAGAAAGATCAAGGAGAAGTTTCTCTCCGAGGAGGAAAAGCGGCAGATCCAGGCGTTGGGGGGGCTGGACAAGCTCCTGGAGACCTTGAGGCAAAGGCTTGCCGAGCAGAAGGAGCGGCACCAGGGGGGGAGCAAGTGGGTCGGCACCGGCGGCACCTCTCCCTTCGGCGCCTACGGCTACAACCCGGAGGGGATACGGATCGGCCAGGCGGAGTCGCGGCACCGTCGGGCGGTCAAGGTGTGGGACAAGCGGGAGTTTAGAAACCTCGACGGGGGGGTGGAGCTTGGGACCCGCAACATGAAGATGGCTCTGCGCCGGGTGCGCGATTTCGCCCGCGAAGGGGCCAGGGAGGAGCTGGATCTCCCGGGGACCATCCGCGCCACCGCCAACAACGCCGGCTATCTCGACCTGCGCATGGTCCCAGAACGGCACAACAAGGTGAAGGTGCTATTGCTTTTGGACGTGGGAGGCTCGATGGACCCCCACGTGGAGCTGTGCGAGCAGCTCTTCTGTGCGACCCGCAGCGAGTTCAAGCACCTGGAGCATTACTATTTCCACAACTGCGTCTACGAGAAGGTGTGGCGCGACAACCTGCGCCGCCGTCAGCACCACCTCCCCACCTTCGACCTGATCCACCAGTTCGGCCCGGACTGGAAGCTGATTTTCGTAGGCGACGCGACCATGGGCCCTTACGAGATCGAGTGGCCCGGCGGGAGCGTGGAGCACGACAACGACGAGCCGGGTTCTACCTGGCTTACAAGGCTTTTGACCCAGTACCCGCGCGCCGTCTGGCTGAACCCGGCGCCGCAGCAGGAGTGGGAATCGACCCGGTCGGTGCGCCTCATCCGGCAGCTGATGGGAGAGCGCATGTTTCCCCTGACCCTAGACGGGGTAGGGGAGGCGGTCGAGTTGTTGAACAGGTAAACGCCACCTTAAGGAGTTTCCCATGCCGCCATACGCCGGATTTGAACAGGGCCCGATCCGCCCACCCAGCGAAGCAGACAGCCTCCTGATCCGGGTGAACCGGAACTGCCCCTGGAACCGCTGCACCTTCTGCTCCATCTACAAGAAACAGAAATTCTCCATCCGTCCGGTTGAGGACGTCATCCGCGACATCGACACCATTTACCATTTGATCACAAACATTGCTCAAGGCGTGCCGCCGCAGAACCTGCGGGGAGACCATCAGGGGGTGCTGGCGGCTTGGAGCTGGTACTGCTCCGGGATGCAATCGGTCTTCCTGCAGGATGCCGACTGCTTCACCTACCGTCCCGAAAACCTGGCGCGGATTCTCAACCACCTTAAGGAGAGGTTCCCCGGGGTGAAGAGGATCACCTGCTATGCCCGCTCCGAGAGCCTCGCCCGTACCCCGGACGCAGCCCTGAGGGAGTTGGCCGCGGCGGGGCTGAACCGGATCCACGTGGGGATGGAGACCGGTTCGGAAGCGCTGCTAAGGCTTGTGCGCAAGGGGGTGGACAAGGAGGGGCAGGTTCAAGCCGGGCTCAAGGTGAAGGGGGCGGGGATCGAGCTCTCCGAATATTTCCTCGCGGGGCTGGGCGGCACTGAGCTTTCCCGGGAGCACGCCGAGGAGAGCGCAGACGTCATCAACCGGATCAATCCCGACTTCATCCGCTTCAGGAACCTGCACATCCGGGAAGGGATCGACCTCTTCCCGGGAAGCCCGGACAAGAGCTTCCGCTTCGCGTCGGACGCGGTTTTGGCCCGGGAGATCGGCACCTTCCTGGAAAACCTCGACGGTATCGCCAGCGCGGTGAGAAGCGACCATGCCTTCAACCTGTTTCAGGAGATAAACGGCGCTTTGCCCTCAGGCAAGGAGCGCCTGGTCGCGGTCCCAAGGAGGTTTCTGGAGCTGGAGCCGGAAGAGCGGATGCTGTTCCAGGTGGGGAAGAGGACGGGGCATCTGCAGCGTCTGGACGATCTGAAGCGCCCGGAGCAGGTCGAGCCGGTGCGTAAGATCTGCAGGCAATCGGGAATCACGGCCGCCAACGTCGATGAGCGGATGCACGAGTTGATGCACGAGTTGATGCAGGACAGGCTGCGAAGGGGCATCTACGGGTAGCTTGGGCGAAGTTCGTTGCGATGCGCTTGCCGCTCCGGATTCCCTTAATGTTCCTGTCGTTCGTTGATGCATATTTTAAAACGATGTGCTATTATCCTGTACACATTTTTATTTTAATGAATACGGTGACGCCATGGCCTTGTCGAGCGATCCTGCTGCGGAGTTTTTCCTAGGTAAATTCAGCAATTTGGAACAGCTGTTCGGTCAGGCCCAGTTCGGTGTCTCCATCATAGACTGCGACCTGCGCTACATCTACGTCAACGACCGGATGGCGTCGATCAACGGCGTGCCCCCAAAAGAGCATCTGGGGAAGACCGTAAGGGAGGTCGACCGCTTCGTCGCTCTGGTGGTGGAGCCGTTGCTGAACCGGACCATCCATGAGGATCATTCCTTCGTGGACCTTGAGATACGGCTGTCGAAACCGGGCGACCCTCAGGAGAAATCCTGGTTGATCTGCTCTTATCCCCTCAAGGAAAGCGACGGTTCCGTGACCCGCTGCGGCCTGGTGGTTCAGGATATAACCGAGCAGAAGCTAAGGCAGAGCCTGCAGACAGAGCGGCTGCAGGTTGAGGCCTTCCTCTCAAACCTCTCTTCCGCCTTCATCAACGTGCCGGTGAGCGAGGTGGATCGAAAGATAGAAAAGGCATTGCAAAAGGTCGTCAACTTCCTCGGTTTCGAAAGAAGCAGCATCTGGCACTTCACCCCTGATCGCAGTAGTTTGCGCATCACTCATTCCTACGCGCTCCCCGGCGTCAAGCCACCCCCCACAGAATTGATGAACCTGATCCCGATATGGATCGAGATGATCCAGCTTGGGGAGAGCTTCCGCGTCTCCGACGTTGAGGAGCTGTCGGACAAGTTTTGGAGGGAAAAACAATACTGCAAGGACCAGGGCGGCATCAAGTCCATCATGTTCATTCCCGCCAGTGTCGGCGGCACCATAGTCGGCGCCATCACCTTCGTTTCCTACAGCGTCAAGAAAGAGTGGCCCGACGAGCTGACTCAGAGGCTCCGCCTTTTATGGGAAGTTTTCGCCAACGCCCTCGAGCGTAAGAGGGCCGATCAGAAAATCCAGAACGCCCTGGCGGAAATACGACAGCTGAAAGACCGCCTGGAGGCGGAAAACGTCTATCTGCGCGACCAGATCGACGTGGAATATAAGCACGAGGAGATCATCGGCAAATCGGAGGCGATAAGAAACGTGCTGCAGCAGATACAGCAGGTGGCGCCAACCGATTCCACTGTGCTCATCCTGGGCGAAACCGGCACCGGCAAGGAACTGATAGCGAGGGCGATCCACAACGCCGGCCAGCGCAAGGCACGCGCCATGATCAAGGTGAACTGCGCCGCATTGCCGGCAGCCCTCATCGAGGCGGAGCTGTTCGGTCACGAAAAAGGGGCCTATACCGGAGCCGTATCCTCCCAGATCGGGCGCTTCGAGGCGGCTAACGGATCGACCATCTTCCTGGACGAGATAGGGGAGCTCCCCCTGGAGCTGCAGTCGAAGCTGCTGCGGGTCATCCAGGAAGGGCAATTCGAGCGCCTGGGAAATTCGAAGCCGGTCAAGGCGGATGTGAGGGTGATCGCCGCGACCAACGTGAGCCTGAAGCAGGCAGTGAAGGAAGGAAAATTCCGGGAGGACCTATATTACAGGCTCAACGTCTTCCCTATTTTCGTCCCCCCGCTGCGCGACCGGCAGGAGGACATACCGCTGTTGGTATGGGCGATGGTGGAGGAGTTCTCCAAGGTTTTCGGCAAGACCATCGAGCGCATTCCCAGGAAAAACATGGAGATCATGGAGCGCTACTTGTGGCCGGGAAACATAAGGGAGCTGAGAAACCTGGTGGAACGGGCCATGATCCTCAGTAACGGCGGCACCCTGGTGGTGGACATTCTGGATGGATCCGCCGCGGCCGCAAACGAGCCGATGACGATGGAGGCCGCGGAAAGAAAGCATATAGGCTTCATACTGGAAAAGACGGGGTGGCGCATCCGCGGCAAGGGTGGCGCGGCCGAAATTCTCGACATGAAACCCACCACGCTGCATTCCCGGATCAAGAAACTCGGCGTCAAAAGGAAGAACGGAACGCTCGAACCGCCCCCCGCTGCAGAGAAACCAACTTCCTGATCCCTGTCTCACCCACCTGGTCCGCAGCGTAAAGGTGGCACCTGCCCCCACCCCCTGACCCCCTCCCGCAAGGGGAGGGGGGAATAAGCTCCTTCACCCCCGACGAAATATCGCCTCCTGTACGAAATATCGTCTCTCCCCTCTTGGCTGCATCAGACCCCGGTAATCCTCCCCTTTTCACGCCGCTTCTCCCTCCCTCTGGGGTACTGCGAAGCCCTTCATCTAAATCTCCCGACGAAATATCGCCGCTGTCCACAAAAGGAATATAACGCTGTCGGCTGCGTGATACTTAAAATTATAACTGTTATTTTAATGGTTTATTTGATTTAACTTTGATGAATTATTAGTTGGCATGCTTGCTGTATAACACTAGTTTACTAATTCGGCGGTTTCGGGGCCGGTAAAAGGAGCCGGGTGATATGAGCAAGCCTGTTTTTGTCGGACTCGACATAGGTGCGTCAAGGACGAAGGTCGCCGTCATGGATGTAGACGGCGCCCTGATCGGGTACGCGGTGAAGAAATCGGGCACCGATTTCGGCCGGACCGCCTCGGCGTGCCTAGATATCTCGCTGAAGATGGCGGGGGCCACGCGGTCCCACGTGGAGAGGGCGGTGGCGACGGGGTACGGCAGGGCCAACGTACCCTTCGTCACCAAGACCAGCAAGGCGGAGATAGGGTGCCTGGCGAGAGGATGCAGCCATTACTTTCCCGGGGCGCTTTCCATCATCGACATCGGCGGGCAGGACAACAAGATCGTCAAGCTGGATGCTGCCGGCAGGCGGAGCAGCTTCAAGATGAACCGCAAGTGCGCGGCCGGCACCGGCGCCTTCCTGGAGGAAATGGCCGGGCGCCTCGACATCCCCCTGGAGGAGATGAACGACCTGGCCCGGCAGTCGGAGGAGATGGTCAAACTGGGAAGCTACTGCACGGTCTTCTCCGGCACCGAGGTCCTGGAAAGCATCCGGCACGGCAAAAAGGTGAGCGACATCGTCAAGGGGATCTTCTACTCGGTCATCAAAAGGGTCCTGGAGATGGATTCGCTCACCGACCGGGTGGTTATGACGGGTGGGGTGGTGGCGCACAACCCGTACCTGGTCCGCATGACGGAGGAGCTGATCGGGCGCGAGGTGCTCCTCCCCAAACTCCCGCAACTGGCAGGGGCCGTCGGCGCCGCCCTCTACGCCAGGGCGGGAGAAGCCGCCGCCGTACCGCAACCGCTGCTAAGGAGAGTGAAATGAAAGAAGAAACCAAGCTGGCGAGGAAGAAGATAGAGGCCACTAGCCTAATGAACAGGATCATGGCCGACTATTTTCTGGACCTGAACCAGGCGTCCGCCAGCAACAGCCGCAAGGTCGCCTGGTGCACGAGCGTAGGCCCCGCCGAACTCTTGAGGGCCATGGGCTTTGCGGTGCACTTCCCGGAAAACCACGCCGCCATGCTGGGGGCGACGCGTCTTGCCACCGACCTGATCCCGGAGGCGAACGCCATAGGGTATTCGCCCGACATCTGCTCCTACCTCACCTCCGATCTCGGCGCCTACCTCAAAGGCTTCACCCCGCTCGCCAAGGCCTACCCCGGCATAGCGGCGGTCCCCAAGCCCGACGTGCTGGTCTACAACACCAACCAGTGCCGCGACGTACAGGACTGGTTCGCCTGGTACGCCCGGGAGCTGGGGGTGCCGTTGATCGGTATCACCTCGCCTAAGAACGTGAACGAGGTGACCGAGGCCCACGTGGAGGACGTGACGAGGCAGTTGGAGGCGCTGGTCCCGGTACTGGAGGGGATCGCCGGCGCGCCGCTCGACCTCGCGCGGCTTAAGGAAGTGGTCGCTCTCTCGCGCGACTGCACCGAACTCTGGAAAGAGGTCCTGGAGACTGCCACGGCGGTCCCAGCGCCCCTTACCTTCTTCGACGGGACCATCCACATGGGGCCGGCCGTGGTGCTCCGGGGGACGCCGCAGGCGGTCGAGTACTACCGGGTGCTCCTGGCCGAGTTGGAGCAGAGAAAGGCTACGCGGGAAGCTGCGGTTGCCGGCGAGGAATACCGCATCTACTGGGACGGCATGCCGGTGTGGGGGCGCCTCAGGCCGCACTCCGAGCTCTTCGCGGGGCTTAAGACCAACGTGGTCGCCTCCACCTACTGCTCCAGCTGGATCTTCCCGGCCTTCGACGCCGAAGAGCCGCTGCGCAGCATGGCCAAGGCGTACCTGGAACTCTTCATCGTCCGCTCCGACGCCTACAAGGAGCGCTACCTGGCCGATATGACGAAGAAATTCCGCATCGACGGGATCGTCTACCACGACGCCAAAACCTGCCCCTACAACTCCAACAGCCGCTACGGCATGCCGCAGCGCCTGGAGGCGGAGACGGGGCTGCCGTACCTGGTCATCTCCGGCGATCTCAACGACATGCGCTGCGTCTCCGACGAACAGACCAAGACCAACGTGGAAGCATTCATCGAACAACTCGAGGAGGGGAAATGACCATGCTGGACTCACTTTTCAAGCCCAAGGCCGTCGCCATCGTCGGCGCCTCCACCAAGGAACTCTCCATAGGGAACGTCATCATTCGCAACCTGCAGCGCTACGGCTACCGCGGGAAGATCTATCCGCTGAACCCCAACGCACCCGAGGTCTGCGGCCTTAAGGCCTACAAGACGCTGGACGAGATTCCCGACCAGGTCGACCTGGCCCACGTCATCATCCCCAGCCAGTTCGTGCCGCAGACCATCGAGGAGTGCGGCCGGAAGGGGATCAAGGCGGTCATCATCAACTCCGCCGGTTTCTGCGAGCTGGGCGAAGAGGGGGCGCAGCTGCAGGACGATTTCCTGCGCCGCGGCAAGGAGTTCGGGGTGCGTGTCTTCGGCCCCAACTGCCAGGGGATCATCAATTCCGACCCGGCGCTGAAGGCGTACTGCAACTTCACCTTCACCTTTCCCGAGCCCGGGCACGTCTCCGTTGTGGCGCTGAGCGGCGGCGTGGGCGCGCTCATCATGCAGGCGCTCGCGGACCTCGGGGTGGGGCAGCGCTTCTACGCCTCCAACGGCAACGCCTGCGACATCTCAGTCACCGAGATCCTCAGCTACTACGGCGAGGACGAGGCTACCAAGGCGGTGGTCCTTTACACCGAAGGGTTCCCGAACCCGGGCGAATTCCTGGCGGTCGCCCGCGAGGTCGCGGCTAAGAAACCTATCCTCGCCATGAAGGCCGGGCGCACCGAACAGGGGGCGAAGGCCGCCTCCTCGCACACCGGCTCGCTGGCCGGGGTCGACATCGCCACCGAGCTCATCTTCGAGAAGACCGGCATCCTCTCCTTCATCGACGAGGGGGAGATGGCCAGAGCCGCCATGGCCTTCGCCACCCAGCCGATCCCCAAGGGAAACCGGGTGGGGATCATCACCAACACCGGCGGACCGGCCGTCATCGCCACGGACGTCCTGGTCTCCTGCGGGCTGGACGTGCCGAAACTCTCCGCAGAGTCGATCGAGCGTTTGAGGCCGAGCCAGCTCCCTGAGGCGGCCTTGGAGAACCCGATCGACGTGGTGGCCACGGCCGGTGGAGTGCCGTTCCGCGGTGCGCTGGACCTGTTCCTCTCCGAGGAGGGTATCGACAGCATCTTTATCAACTTTGTCACCGCCCCCTTCACCGACACCGACGAGGTGGCCCGGCAGATAGTGGAAGTGAACCGCCTCGCCAAAAAGCCGATCGTCTGCAACTTCATGACCGACCTGAGCCAGGAGCGTTTCCGGAAAACGAGGGACATCCTCAAAGAGGGTGGGGTCCCGATCTACGCGAACCCCTCGGACGCCGCCAAGGCCCTGGGGGCGCTGGCCCAGTACGGACGCCTGCGCCGGCGCGACATCGGCCGCCCGGAAAAGCGCGGCGGTGTGGATGCGGCGCGGGCCCAGGCGGTCGTCGACCAGGCGC
Proteins encoded in this region:
- a CDS encoding vWA domain-containing protein, which codes for MLIDFFLGLKRAGVPVTLNEFLTLLEALKKRLAFGSAEEFYYLARLILVKSEAHYDKFDRVFMEFFAGATLGGDELFAEIPEEWLRKIKEKFLSEEEKRQIQALGGLDKLLETLRQRLAEQKERHQGGSKWVGTGGTSPFGAYGYNPEGIRIGQAESRHRRAVKVWDKREFRNLDGGVELGTRNMKMALRRVRDFAREGAREELDLPGTIRATANNAGYLDLRMVPERHNKVKVLLLLDVGGSMDPHVELCEQLFCATRSEFKHLEHYYFHNCVYEKVWRDNLRRRQHHLPTFDLIHQFGPDWKLIFVGDATMGPYEIEWPGGSVEHDNDEPGSTWLTRLLTQYPRAVWLNPAPQQEWESTRSVRLIRQLMGERMFPLTLDGVGEAVELLNR
- a CDS encoding radical SAM protein, encoding MPPYAGFEQGPIRPPSEADSLLIRVNRNCPWNRCTFCSIYKKQKFSIRPVEDVIRDIDTIYHLITNIAQGVPPQNLRGDHQGVLAAWSWYCSGMQSVFLQDADCFTYRPENLARILNHLKERFPGVKRITCYARSESLARTPDAALRELAAAGLNRIHVGMETGSEALLRLVRKGVDKEGQVQAGLKVKGAGIELSEYFLAGLGGTELSREHAEESADVINRINPDFIRFRNLHIREGIDLFPGSPDKSFRFASDAVLAREIGTFLENLDGIASAVRSDHAFNLFQEINGALPSGKERLVAVPRRFLELEPEERMLFQVGKRTGHLQRLDDLKRPEQVEPVRKICRQSGITAANVDERMHELMHELMQDRLRRGIYG
- a CDS encoding sigma 54-interacting transcriptional regulator — translated: MALSSDPAAEFFLGKFSNLEQLFGQAQFGVSIIDCDLRYIYVNDRMASINGVPPKEHLGKTVREVDRFVALVVEPLLNRTIHEDHSFVDLEIRLSKPGDPQEKSWLICSYPLKESDGSVTRCGLVVQDITEQKLRQSLQTERLQVEAFLSNLSSAFINVPVSEVDRKIEKALQKVVNFLGFERSSIWHFTPDRSSLRITHSYALPGVKPPPTELMNLIPIWIEMIQLGESFRVSDVEELSDKFWREKQYCKDQGGIKSIMFIPASVGGTIVGAITFVSYSVKKEWPDELTQRLRLLWEVFANALERKRADQKIQNALAEIRQLKDRLEAENVYLRDQIDVEYKHEEIIGKSEAIRNVLQQIQQVAPTDSTVLILGETGTGKELIARAIHNAGQRKARAMIKVNCAALPAALIEAELFGHEKGAYTGAVSSQIGRFEAANGSTIFLDEIGELPLELQSKLLRVIQEGQFERLGNSKPVKADVRVIAATNVSLKQAVKEGKFREDLYYRLNVFPIFVPPLRDRQEDIPLLVWAMVEEFSKVFGKTIERIPRKNMEIMERYLWPGNIRELRNLVERAMILSNGGTLVVDILDGSAAAANEPMTMEAAERKHIGFILEKTGWRIRGKGGAAEILDMKPTTLHSRIKKLGVKRKNGTLEPPPAAEKPTS
- a CDS encoding acyl-CoA dehydratase activase, which codes for MSKPVFVGLDIGASRTKVAVMDVDGALIGYAVKKSGTDFGRTASACLDISLKMAGATRSHVERAVATGYGRANVPFVTKTSKAEIGCLARGCSHYFPGALSIIDIGGQDNKIVKLDAAGRRSSFKMNRKCAAGTGAFLEEMAGRLDIPLEEMNDLARQSEEMVKLGSYCTVFSGTEVLESIRHGKKVSDIVKGIFYSVIKRVLEMDSLTDRVVMTGGVVAHNPYLVRMTEELIGREVLLPKLPQLAGAVGAALYARAGEAAAVPQPLLRRVK
- a CDS encoding 2-hydroxyacyl-CoA dehydratase subunit D, which translates into the protein MKEETKLARKKIEATSLMNRIMADYFLDLNQASASNSRKVAWCTSVGPAELLRAMGFAVHFPENHAAMLGATRLATDLIPEANAIGYSPDICSYLTSDLGAYLKGFTPLAKAYPGIAAVPKPDVLVYNTNQCRDVQDWFAWYARELGVPLIGITSPKNVNEVTEAHVEDVTRQLEALVPVLEGIAGAPLDLARLKEVVALSRDCTELWKEVLETATAVPAPLTFFDGTIHMGPAVVLRGTPQAVEYYRVLLAELEQRKATREAAVAGEEYRIYWDGMPVWGRLRPHSELFAGLKTNVVASTYCSSWIFPAFDAEEPLRSMAKAYLELFIVRSDAYKERYLADMTKKFRIDGIVYHDAKTCPYNSNSRYGMPQRLEAETGLPYLVISGDLNDMRCVSDEQTKTNVEAFIEQLEEGK
- a CDS encoding acetate--CoA ligase family protein, producing the protein MTMLDSLFKPKAVAIVGASTKELSIGNVIIRNLQRYGYRGKIYPLNPNAPEVCGLKAYKTLDEIPDQVDLAHVIIPSQFVPQTIEECGRKGIKAVIINSAGFCELGEEGAQLQDDFLRRGKEFGVRVFGPNCQGIINSDPALKAYCNFTFTFPEPGHVSVVALSGGVGALIMQALADLGVGQRFYASNGNACDISVTEILSYYGEDEATKAVVLYTEGFPNPGEFLAVAREVAAKKPILAMKAGRTEQGAKAASSHTGSLAGVDIATELIFEKTGILSFIDEGEMARAAMAFATQPIPKGNRVGIITNTGGPAVIATDVLVSCGLDVPKLSAESIERLRPSQLPEAALENPIDVVATAGGVPFRGALDLFLSEEGIDSIFINFVTAPFTDTDEVARQIVEVNRLAKKPIVCNFMTDLSQERFRKTRDILKEGGVPIYANPSDAAKALGALAQYGRLRRRDIGRPEKRGGVDAARAQAVVDQARKEGRQVLSATDVYSIFEAYGIPVAPWRMAGSAAEAVAAAEVVGYPVVVKVDCEEIDHKSDMGGVAVNLKDGAAVAAAVESMQERLSSFGKLRFLVQKFLPGGRELIVGATEQPGLGHLVMFGLGGIYVEVLKDVSFKISPVTRVEAGEMLSSIKTAALLNGVRGEKGIDREAVTELIERVSQLLSDLPMIREMDLNPVMAFEKGAFAVDGRIRI